From the Centropristis striata isolate RG_2023a ecotype Rhode Island chromosome 5, C.striata_1.0, whole genome shotgun sequence genome, the window AAATAGGCCTACAGTAGACTGTAATGTATAAAGATGTTTTATATTGGAATTTTATACTGGAATTGCTCAAACACTGTGTTGGAAATACACTTAACTTAATTgtttccaaaaatatttttagaattAGAATCGGAAACACTTTATTGAACCAAACaagaatagaaagaaagaaaagtatagtagaaaatatgaaaatatagtattgagaaaacatttacattatatttcttTCGCACTCTCACATTGACCTATTACACCACCTGACTTTATCCAGCCCTGTCCTCCCACTCACATTCAAGCTCTCAAAGAGACACAGGGTGAAGCAGTTTGTCATAAAGACTGTGGAACCTGAAAGGGCAGCTAAATGTGATTTAACtaagttatttttaatgtacCTAAACTGACAGGTGTGTGGCAGTTATAAACAGGTGCACCATGACCTACAGTAGGTGGGAGGTGGTTAACCCCACCTACCtgttaacacacatacacacacaacacagagtGCCGTAAAATCACACTGTCTACGTgcactcactgacacacacacgcacacatacaacacaagcagGGAATTTCATAAACAGGCCGGATCTCCTCCTGCCGTCACCAGGAGGCGGGGAGGTCTACAGTGGAGCCGGGCATGTTCAAACATATCCAGGCAGACCAGCCTACCAAGCTCCACACTGCTGTCATTGCGCATGGATTGGATTTATACGCAGACCATATGAGAGGTGTTGtactattaatattttttaatatatttattatttaatgtccTGGCTAAAACCAGTGTTTTCCTGAGGGACCCTTCACACCGAGAAGATGTTTATTTAATGGATTCATTTTGAGGCGCATCACTGCTGAGGGCTGTCCCAAGTTTCAGTTCTGTCTTCGGCTCCGCGTTGTCATGTCTCTCCCGAGCAAAGTGATGCGAGACGGGCTGCTGGAGAAGCGCAGCAGCGGGCTCCTCCAGCTGTGGAAGAAGAAGCGCTGCGTGCTCACGGAGGAAGGGCTGCGGCTGCACAACTGCAAATGCGGCGGAGGAGGCGGTGATGCTCCGAGCTCTGCGTGGAGCTCCAAAGCCAAGGAGCTCCGCTTTGAGCGCATGGCCACGGTGGACTGCGTGGAGTACAAGCGCGGGCTCGTGTACTTCACAGTGGTCATGGCTACGGGGAAGGAGATTGACTTTCGGTGTCCGCAGGACGGCACGGCGTGGAACGCGGAGATTGCTTTGGCACTGGTGCGCTATAAGAACCTGCAGGCCGTGCAAACAGGGCGGAACAGGCACCTGTCCACAACACACCTGGGCAGCACTGGGGAGGATGAGGAGCTCTGACCTGGTGAAGGTAAGCCTCACTTGGGTGGGGGTGATTTTAGACTGGGATGCCATCAAAATGTAGCCAATAGGTTTGACAAAGATATCCAGTCATTATCTGATTGTGTGTTAAACGTTCATTTATTTTGGGTTTGGGGAGCAGCATGGCACCACACCCTCCCATAGCTGGAGTGTCTCAGGTTCACTCCCTGTACAAACTTTTTATGTCAGTGAAACCCAAGTCAAAGCATCACTAAAACAAGAGGTACTTAAGACCCCCAAACTGATATGCATTATGTTACAGACCCATTTGACAAGATTGTCTTATATGATTAGTTTTAGATCAGAATAGTCACTTATTCACTTCAATAGTGaataaaattgtgaaaataaatattccCATGCAGTCCCTTAAGGACTCCTGGGGGTTCCCGAACCCCTAGTTGAGAACCACTGACTTAAACACATCAAGGggaaatgtttaaatgtcagaaaatgctgTCTTTCTCAaccatttaacataaaaaaagtctGCTAGCTGATTATCTCCCCTCCTGTGGTTGAAGAGGTgctaataaacaaaacaatgtggTGCAGTGATTGGATGGAATGAAAACATCCAGActcttggggggaaaaaatgaggtGGCACATTGCTTAGAAGCACTCAAGCCTCAAGCTAAAAGGTTATTTACAAGTACCACTTCAGTGTTTAGATGTTCCACTGCAGAGTGAAAGTCGTGCAAGTTTTTCCCCTCACTGTGGTCATCGGCCTTAACTGCTCACAGTCGTCTTAGGACACAAACCCACTCTCACTTGAGGACATAATTACGAAGCAATGTGAGCCTCCAAAATAACATCTGCCTGCCTCTCCCTCACTAGGCAGCCAAgtatttttaaacacacacacatgtacacacacacacttagtgcCTTCTCTTATGTATTTCGCTGGCATATTAAGACGATTGAACATTTCGGAACACCGGAGCTAATGCCTCATTCGTCTTTATCAGCTTTTCCACATTTAGGACACAATCACATGACGACAGTGTTATTTACTGAAACTGGTCATCAAAATCTCAAATGTTCATGAACTGAGTGTGTAAGTCTGAACTATGAGCTCACAGTCCAGGAATCCACAGCGATGCTTCCTTAAGAGAGCTGCAGTAGTCAAGGGCCCAAATTAACTCAGTAGCTGTGGTAACAGTGTAACATAACTCACTACAAATGCACGTTGTAGTACCCCATCAGCCGCCCCGGTGTTGCATATAAAAAGTcagaattaataatattaaaatgtgcttttctcttttttttatgcagCCTCTCTGATACTCGGGAGTGAACCAATCGGAATTGAGAAAAATAGAGGACAGGAGATCCAGCAGCCTGAGGTGCACAGCATGATGGGATGTACAGAATGGACACCAGTGAATATGGATTAAAGGATCAAGAAGAAGTTTATCACAGACACTCTTCTATTCTTCCTACGTGAGCTTATTCACGCTGTCATAGGAACCTGATCGATCACTGTAACATGGATAAGGTCATAGTGGAGACCGCTGCATATGGAAAAGATGGCGATATCTGGACGGACTCTGTAGAGCTGGGACACAGTTTACCCCTTGTGCCTTGATGTTTCATAAATATCTTCCATTCTGGACTTAATTTCCCAACGTTTTCTAACGTTGCTGAAACAGGCGTCACTTTATATCTTAAATCTTGCTTTTGATGGAAATGCATTGCTGTTTGCCTGGCTTTGAAACCTTTTGTTATAGACTGAGCAGATGTGCATGCCTTTTCTAACGCTGAACACGAAGAAGAAATATTTTGCTCATATTCATTGCACATTGTATTCTATACATTTGTTGAAGCCATTTACAGTATTACACTCTGAAAaagattaaatacatttttgtcagtAAACCTGAAGTGGATCTATGTGTTAAACATTGACTCAGCTGTCTACACTTAAAAACAGTCTGCTGCATGATTATTTTAGGTTCAGACCATTAATTGCTGAGATCATTTGTTTCCAGTTGTGGTGTAACCTTGCTGTTATAGCCTCTGGAAAATACACACAtccccagacacacacaaacactgtggCATTGCTCTCCTGCTCTTGCGTGTGTGCTGAAGTCAGGATACCTTTTGTTCTGAGCAGTGTGGAGGACTAATGAGAAGCACAGTTAGCCGGAGGCTTGTGCATACAAACATCCACCCACACAGACTCACCTACAGAGGCCTTACGTGCACACCCAGCATGAAATTCAGCAAGGTCTCAGCATCAGCAGACTCTCGTTAGTGAGGCTGAGcatatattgttcattcaaGCATATTTTGTGTCAAGAAAATaactgtgtgagagagagctgTGTGTGGGGCTCAGTGCAGGTCAGGAATAAAGGGTTGATTGTGTGGTGACTTCTCCCGTTACTGTGGAAAACCCCAAAGCTAGCCACACCGCATGAGTCAGCAAGGGACCAGGAGCATTACAAGGAGCGGATACACCCAATGATGGATGATTGgttgaaactgtgtgtgtgtgtgtgtgtgtgtgtgggatacTTACTGTAAGTGAACGAGATCTGTGGAGAAGTACAGGGTAGTGGTTATGTGCAATACGGCCTTTAAATCCAGGccgtcagagtgtgtgtgctcacaCTACTAGGAGGAATGCATTGTCTAAACATCATAACCTTTGTCCAGGGTGTCTGGTTTTCCCAGCAGCTAAACACACCAACAGTGACCTGCAGTTTCATAAACTAAATCCTAGAACAGCGATCATCAACTGGCAGCCCGTGGGCCTTCAAGCCCTGCCCGCAGAATAATAGCCTAAAAAATGTGAGGAGGAAAGAAATGTGTTGTGGTATTTAACATATTTCCAATGACATTTCCGTCATCACAGTTTTTAACCATCACTCCTCAGTGAACTGCCTCGTTGACGGAAGTCTGATGGCATTTTCTAGTTAAGTATCTGGCTCGCTCTCTGGATTTCCCCTGTTTTTTAGGAGTCAGACACTGATAtaggcaaataaaaataactgaaagtgaaaatatcaaacaatgatATTggctaactagaaaatttcctctggggaaattctgaaagggccacgggggctactgccggtatgtgtacactatgatgagattcttcagagatttcaaactatgccctttaacctcaaaatgtgtgtgtgtgtgtgtgtgtgtgtgtgtgtgtgagtgagtgtatttgtgtgtgtgtgtgtagcgaaaatcgcataaagttacctgtgtgtgtgtgtatgtgttcgaagcaagtgtatgcatgtgtgaggagtgtgctcGTTTACgctcgtgtgtgtgtatctgtaactgtaatcacatcaaagatcgaaggcaatcagatcaaagcaatcaacagaattaattgACACCTGTTCCAGTGACAacagaggtagacagactggaatttctgtccttgaacagaaagcatttttggcgaaaccataatagctatcattgatccgacttcactttgagtgtcctgagttcttcctgaacgtctacatatgtttttttttaaagaaaaatgaaaaaaatagctttgttagagcgatctaaaaaaaattttttttcagaaatcttcctgcgtttttaatatgggagccaatgaggctgttgatgcgtgttggtggcgcatctatgcgtcgtacgcccaaactataactctgacagctttaccagaggattgtgagtgagaagacaaattttcctacgtttctatctttaaattatttctgtagagtggaatttgcattcaaaaaatttgtattctgtagagaaaagtaatagcacaccgatcccgatcaaaccgcacgttttgatgtataatttgtcctgcaactcttcaagttgcaggactagtagcgggacgaaattgcgtccggaagaggaagaagaagaaatccacagtataacagtagtgctcggtgcgattgccccgaggccctaagtacattatatttcctttatttgaaAGTCCGGCGGCCACAGTGTCTGTTTAGAAAAATTGAACAAAACGTAGTTGATAGCCCCTGTCCTAGAACATGAGCTTATCTAGAGTCAAAAGAATATTATAGATTGTACAAAAAAGTGGATGTAGCGACTGCCTACTTAGAGTATCTCCTAATACAGCCCTAATTCCCcaaaagttgggatgttgtcaaaaaggtaaattaaacagaagacTTGGCTAGACCAAGGTGAGACCTTGTTTTTTGAACTGATGTagtttcagttgtgttttagccacatgatAAATAAGCAAAACTGCAGACactagataaaataaaaaatatgttaccTTTAAAATGAAGCCTTGAACATGCATGTTGGCCCTACAGTTCTTTTGTAATAAGCGTTGGCacaaaaattcatttttttggtctaaTTCTAACCCTTCTCCGttaatgtttaaactgataaacttttgttttttgaaaatatactgaaTTATAtacattctgttttcatttacatttcacacagcATCTAAACTTCTCTGGGAATCAGGGTTGaacaaccaaacgctgaacaataCATTTTTGGACGACCAGAAGGTTTAATGGACTAAAATGCACTGTAataagggtcaaagttcaagccatgttagtgacctgtcaatcacaataCAGCCATGCCCTAAAGCCTCCCCTTCtatttactctaaatggaaccataatttacaaaatgaacacatgCCGTggtgaagaagacttgaaaaaatgtttactgagataataaattaagtgagaaatgggttgttttttgtcatatacTTCTATACAATAGGAGTTCTTTTTGCAATGGTTTCACCCTCTGCTGGCCATTGGAAAGGATGCATTAATTATTTAAGGCACTTATGCACTgccttcacttttcagacatgGGGACGGCTCCATCAACATATTTCAGTTGATTTGGCTCCATAAAGCAAATTCAACTAGTTTCCCAGCAAAAGTTGCAGAAAACAGAGCTTGAACTATTAATTTACTTTATGCAACTAAATTAAAGTATTGTAGAAGTCAGTGCTTgtagaaagagggagaaagaaaaagcaTGCATCTGCAAACTTCTTCGACAACAACTCAAAATAACTCCACGTCTTCTTGGAGCTGCTGTGTGGGTGTCAAACCACTAgaggtctgtctctctcctgctaAGTAAACAGCCTCCCTGTTCACTGTTGTTCGCTGAGgtttaagtgtgtgtctgtgaggtCTCTCTATGACTTGcacatcagtgtttttattttctattcaaTCAACTTTCACATACTTCACAAGGTGCTGTATAAACCTAAAATACCATATCACTGTGTGAAATGTGTCGGACTTTCTCAGGAAGGTGTTCTTGAAATTGGTTGGACCCTGATCTGTGAGTCTCTTATTTTTATATGTGCAATATTGTCAATATTTTCTCTCTGTATGCAAATATTACTTGTGGAAACTTGTGGACTTGTGGATTGTGTGTAattgagtttttggttttgttttcatttgggtTACAGATGGCACCcttaagttttattttaaggGAACATTTCCCAAGGGCCGCCCTGCAAGCATGTCAAGCATTTCGATCTGTGATGAGAGGTTTTTGTTTGAAGTTTTGACCACCTGATGAAGGAAAAGTCAGCAGATCACCAAAGTTATTGCTACTCATTCTGAAGGGGTTTTAAATGTCTGCACCAAATTTTATAGTTAACAGTTGTTGAGAGTCAGAAAAAAGTCAGATGATCATCAAAGtcattaggattcatcctctgggggtCACAAATGTCATGGCATTCCCCATTATACCTGTGTACCTATTCCAGCCTGGACCAACAGCTGAAGTTGCCATCCATAGAGCCACTTGTGGGgctaaatatactgtataacatGGAGGACTCCTTTCATTATGCATCACAGGTGTTATAACTATCTCTATCTTCCACAATTTCCACGCAATTGAAatactgaaaactgaaatagtGTCCCTTTCCAGACAATCATGtaccaataaaaacataaaaactctagTTCATCATCTAGTTCTTCATCCTCCTGTGCCGTGCAAAGGCCAAATCCCCAGGCTCTATACTGCTGGCCCACCAGTTTATAAAGAATCCGCGAGAGACAAATGGACAGAGAAAGATTAGGCAGTAAGGAGAGAGATGGGGTTGACTAAGTATAGCCTTCACtaacaaaagagaaagagagagtgtgacAATGGGGGGCTCAGAGGGTGGGGGGTGCTCTTAAATAGAGGGACACCAAATTGTTGGCCTCATCTCTGATCTGTCCCTCCAGCCTCTGCTGTTGTCGTATCTTTCCGTCTCGTTTCTCCTGCTTCTGACACCGGTAAGGTCTCTTCATGGTGTGCTCAGTGAAGGTTTTCAGGTGTGATGTTAGAcctatttcttctttttgtgcATAAATGGTACTCAGACTGAATGGATGATAGTTTGAAGacatataaatgtgtttggTACTTTTGTCTGAATTTATTAGTTGACTTTTCCCATGTTTCCAAACAATTCTTGAGCTAATGGTTTAAGCAATGGAAATGTAGTCTAACAGTATATAATGCCAATCCACTAAACAGGGATATTAGCAGAGCTGTAGAGCGCTACAAAGTGTTTTGATGTCCTTTATCGAAAGCCCGGTTTGGGGCTGTGGCTGCACCTAAACCTAAGTGCCTCAGCCAGAACACTCTAAAGGATGATCACTTGAAATAATATAAACTAGTTGATTTAAATCTGTAGCTAAAGCAGCTCTGTTCTAATCCGAGGCTGACGAGAACTTTCCAAAGCACCTtggacttgtttttttctttgcattgcCAAGTTGGCTGCACCACAGAGGCTCATAAGCATCCATGAGTTACTGGCGGTAAATCTCTAATCCAAGCTGGGCACCCCAGAGCACAATCACCCTCCACAGCTGTCTATCAGATGTCCCCTGGTCTATTTGGGGAGACAGGCCACTCTAAATTCCTCTCCCCGAGATAATCCCAAAGAGAAAGATGGGGATGAGAGATGGGAGAGATGGATGAGGGATGGCTATCGGTCTGGAATTTTCCTAATCCGTTGGAGCAGCTTGAAACCCCGCCATGCTAGGAGGTCTTAGTTGCCATCATTCTCAAATGTAATCAACAAGTAAAATGGGGGAGGGAAAGGGTGAGGTGAGGTAGAGATGACTGCTGTAAACCACGTGTTGAATTGATAAAGGTCAGAAGGCCATGAGGCAGAGGAGGGGTCAGATAATGTGATGACAAAAGTGAAAACAACACTATCAGACTGAGCTGACAAGACGACTTAAAGCACCCTCACAGTGTGCTTTGTTTAATGTGTcacacatttaatatatttgggagacaaaaattccagcagggacAGACAAAATGCCATTCACCTCCATTGCTTAGGGGTGGATACAAgtctcagcagcagaggacTCAAACCTCATTAACCTTAATACTAGACTTAAAGCTGGATTTAACATTACTGAGACCAGTGTTTCCCAATGCCAGACATACTCCCACAGCCCTGTCTGACCAGCTCCAGTAACTTCTTGGTAATCGCTGCTTATTTTGCCTCagtatttcaactgtttatccattagtTTTACCAAAgaatttcaaccatttatccaatatttttttatctatttacccgaactgtttatccatttatctatta encodes:
- the phlda3 gene encoding pleckstrin homology-like domain family A member 3, producing the protein MSLPSKVMRDGLLEKRSSGLLQLWKKKRCVLTEEGLRLHNCKCGGGGGDAPSSAWSSKAKELRFERMATVDCVEYKRGLVYFTVVMATGKEIDFRCPQDGTAWNAEIALALVRYKNLQAVQTGRNRHLSTTHLGSTGEDEEL